DNA sequence from the Juglans microcarpa x Juglans regia isolate MS1-56 chromosome 5S, Jm3101_v1.0, whole genome shotgun sequence genome:
CATACAAAATCTGTTCTGAAGGTAGTCGTGGACAAAGATGCACCCAATGAAAGCTAAAGAGTTAGTTCCCTTTGTTCTTTATCTCTTAAAAATTGTTGTCGGATTTTATAACCATTCCTAATAAGAAACTTTCTATTTGTGgatctcatttaaaattatatctaagtTCACAGTTTCTCATGATTAAACTCTCTTTCTTGAGTGTGAGTGCGGGTGCACGAGTCAGTTCTTAAATTTATGTGGCTTCTTGTTGGTTTCCTGACCATTGTTAATTCTCTCTATTTCAGATGCTGGACTACAATGTGCCTGGAGGTAAGAATTGAGCATACCTGTAAATTTGTTGAACAGTTTTCTATGTATTTCTATGTAAATTggcctcatttattttcacaaccattctcatctcatctaatcattacaactttttcaaattcttacacaaaataaaataaacaattcaactttttcaaatctcaaaacaaaaataatattaaaaaaatatattctaacaatattttattcaattttcaatttttatctcaactcatctcatctcatcggcgaaaacaaatgaggcttGAGTGTTTCTTAAACTTACCATGAAAGGAAATTAAATCGCAGCGAAATAAGAAaacactttgttttttttcaagaaacagACTAAGATCTATGGATTATACTTATCTTTCAGGGAAGTTAAACAGGGGGTTGTCCGTTATTGACAGCTACAAACTGCTGAAAGAAGGAAAGGAATTAACTGAAGATGAATTTTTTCTTGCTAGTGCTCTTGGTTGGTGTATCGAATGGGTATGTCAATCTTAAACCTCTCCTAGTCAAAGGTTCTTTATGTAGATGAATCACTAAGGCCTGGCTTGGTTACACAAACCAAACcgtcttatctcatatcattattacaacttttccaaactcgcacacaaaatataataagcaattcaattttttcaaatctcaaaacaaaaataatattaagaaattatattctaataatgttttatttaactttctacttttatctcatctgtgtaaatGTTTCAGCATTCTTCAGGTACACTACGTAGTAACTAATCATTTAGTGACAATAACATTTGCAGCTTCAAGcatattttcttgttcttgacGACATTATGGATAGCTCTCACACACGGCGTGGTCAACCTTGCTGGTACAGAGTGCCAAAGGTTTGTGCCAACAGTACTGAACATGCTCTGGCTTCTTGTGGCTGTCATTATAGGTGAAGAAGATTAACTTGGGTTATTGGTATGTTCTAGGTTGGTCTGATTGCTACAAATGATGGGGTTCTTCTTCGAAACCATATCCCCAGGATTCTTAGGAAACACTTCAGGAACAAACGCTACTATGTAGATCTGCTCGATTTGTTTAATGAGGTAATAGACATTTACAGATTTCCTTTGTTAGCTCTCATTTAATTGTTATGCTAAAATTTCAGTTATGTTGTACTTTACATAGGTGGAATTTCAGACCGCTTCAGGACAGATGATAGATTTGATTACTACTATTGAAGGAGAAAAAGATCTGTCCAAATACACTTTGTTACTGTGAGTTTAAATTATGAAAGATCCGCTAAGAAAATGATGTCTGCATCTTTTTGCTCAAGATAAATAACTTACCCAGATGAAACTTCTAGGCCATCCATACTATGCACACTGATTTCTGCCTCAGCAAGGGAGTCACTATGCCTGGTTTATCCTATCAAATAAGTCATTAAGCCTGGTTTAGATTTCCACAAGAAAACTAAACATGAAATCTGTGAAGAAAGTCTCCATGTCATGCATGATATTGACAAATTTCATATTAGGAATTGATGCTTTTCAGTACAGTGACGGATCCATCTGTCTTGCTTTAGACAGCATAATCATAATTGCAAGTCCTGTGATTTGTTTTGTATGTATATGTTGTTACTAACTGATTGACCTGTGATGCAGTCACCGCCGCATCGTTCAGTACAAGACTGCCTATTACTCATTTTACCTTTCGGTGGGTATAATTACTTATCGTGATGAAAGCACACATTGCAACATGCATTAACTGGATTATTAGTGATCTTCTTTCATTGTTGAGTTTTCTTTGTAGACATAATAATTGTTAAATCATCACTTGTCCTAAAGGCTTAAACTAAAGAGAAGAgataaatctaattatttatttacatattctGATACTCTCTCTCATGTGTGGGCCACGTTCATCTGCAAGTAGGCCCAAcgtgtaaaatatttaattaataggatGAAGTATGGAGTTAGTGGTTGAACTCATGACCTCTACtttaataccatttttttttaatggaaccTCCATTCTTTATTgataaaccctcacttatggtggaggaataccgtggttacaggacattacaatgaaaaattattacccATCAACCACAACTTTTGAACTAAAATTGgccaaatacaaaaataaaaccattaacAATAACAAAGATGCAAATAAGAAAAGGACAATTTATCTGTACAAATCAAGCCTCTAAGATACCTGGGAACCTGCAGAAGCGATCTCCAAACCTGAGTAGAACCATGAGCACCCATTTTTGCCAGATAATCCGCAGGAGCATTACCTTCATGTACTTTAATACCATGTTAAATCACCACTTATCTAAAAAACTTAAGCTAATGGAAagaggtaaatttaattatttaaattatattttaataacaatAGTTCGCATCTCTGTGCCCGTTTTGACATTGCCTGTCTTATCCCCATATACCTTGTATCTGATGTTCAATATAACACTAGCTCCATGTTCCTCTGCATGTTGACTTCTATGACCTTTTTGCAAAGCTACATTGACTAAATATTTGATGTCTTTGAAAAACATGTCGTTACCATTTTGTGTTTTGGTGTAGTAACTATATCATAGTACTATACACTCTTGCAATGACATCTGATACATAGGTCTTAACTTGTTCTTGCGCATTTAAAGGTTGCAATTTGGTTGACGACTTGCTGTTTGAATTCCATGAATCTACTCAGGTTGCATGTGCATTGGTTATGTCGGGTGAGAATCTGGACAACCATATTGATGTGAAGAATATTCTTGTTGATATGGGGGTCTACTTTCAAGTACAGGTAAATTGTTGATAAGCATATACAAATTGTAGTTTGGCTTTTCTCTCCAGAGCATTTGTTGGAAACTTAGAAATAAACTGTTGGATTAAAAAACATCTGACCTTTTGGGCTTGAGGACAGTATATTCATAACTAATTTGAAAGTTGCAACAAACATGATTGTTTTAGTTGAAGTGATATAAACCTTGTGAACTCCATATAACAATGAATAATGAAAACCCTATCAGCTTAGTGATTTTGTCCCTCATTTtcatgtttgtttttattttgttattatagaATCACTGAACTGTGGTTAATTCTGCCATTTTGAAATGTGTGTGCTGGTATAACATTTCTTGCTCAGATGAACCTCTCTTGTCAATCTCaattcttttcttctatttgtaGGATGATTATTTAGATTGCTTTGGAGATCCTGAAACAATTGGCAAGGTGAGACTCAGAATGATGTGTttatccatatttttatttaattgaactCCCGGTCCATTCGCATAATTCGTGGTTTACTTGGGTCCTTTCCGCCATCAGATCGGAACAGACATTGAAGATTTCAAGTGTTCTTGGTTGGTGGTAAAAGCATTGGAGCTAAGCAACgaggaacaaaagaaaatgctacaTGTAAGAGGGAACTTTCCTAATACCTTTTGTCTTCCTTTCCTTATCAACATTGAGATTGACTTGGTCTTTGAATGTTTGTTTCCAGGAGAACTACGGGAAACCAGCCCCAGCCAATGTCGCAAAAGTAAAGGCTCTCTACAAAGAGCTTGATCTTCAGGTACCTCTTAAAGTAACTCCTTATTAAAATATACAACTAAATCATTAAAGGgtaacaaaaatatgtttttgcttGCTTTTCTCGTATCCAGGAACTCAATCTTACTCATTGGATTGTTTATTTTAATCTATGGTGTTTgatcattaaattttttgtttgtccatgatctttattttctctaatcCCAACTTGATAGGGTGTATTTGCTGAGTACGAGCGCAAGAGCTACGAGAAGTTGACAGCCTCTATTGAAGCTCATCCGAGCAAAGCAGTTCAGGCAGTGTTGAAGTCATTCTTGGATAAAATATACCAGAGGCAAAAATAGAGTcggttgagagagagaaaggttgGAAGATGCATGCCAGAATGGTCTCAGCCTTTAATACTGATTTGTATCTCTATGTTTCCCATTAAAAAGGATTAATAATCTCTTTGCATTATATTCTTGTAAACAATTTTCTTGCTGCTGGTTTTGCTTAGTTTGATTTCCACTTCCAAATAAACATctatgatttttgtattttcaattaatattaGCCATCAGTGAATGCCTTAAATACCAACCTCACCTTGGCATTTGGTTTTTTGAGCCTTTACAATCAATGCCTCGATGTAGCTGAGTGAGGTTGACTGCTTTAGGACATCGTTCATGTAGTTTGTACCCAGAAAGGAAAGGtaatcatttcatttttcttcttctttggaacTTGGGACATTTTGCACCTGACCAGTTCATCAAGAGAGCTACtgctacaaataaattattaaaaaataatattataaattgatatgattttattaaatctattttataataaaataattgtgattaatGAGACTTGGCAATTAATTGAAAACTACTTTATGATTCATTGACATACTTAACTAGTCAAttcacttttctttctctctctgttttatTCATTATATCAGTAATTGAAAAGGTTGCATTTAAGCAGCTTTataataagattataaatataaatataaattagaacATAGAGAACCAAAAAAATGGGAACTAGTTAATAtggaaaaaaaagatttattatattagttttttttgtttttgtttttgctgaataaaaaaaaggtaagatGGATTATATTAGTtaagggtgtgtttggcaagtgagagtacttgatatacttttactattattctttactttattattactttttacttacttttctactattcattacttttcacctactttttaatattttattattacttttttattatttttttactactattcacaaatattctcaatacttctcaaatattctcactacccaaaccaagCTTAAGAGACATACTTTAATCATagaatgattatataaaaataaacttttaaattGACCTAGTTTGCGTGGTAAATTAGATTGtagagttatttttattataaaatagacttaacggattatataaaatcatatcaatttatgagtttatttttataaaatttcttttacgttTATGAAGTCATGCACCCTCTACTATCATGTGCGTAGACGTTTGATGATGCTCCATTTTCATATCTTCTCTCACTCAgcttaaattactaaaaaacaAAGGTTTGAAGATGATTGCAGCACAAAGATCttatgatattatgaattaGGAAGTGAGTTTCTTCCTAATTAATtcagggtgtgtgtggatgttgaagtgagttgagttgagttgagttgtgatgataaaatattgttagaatattattttttaatattattattattttaaaatttaaaaaaattaaattatttattatattttatattaaaatttaaaaaaattataataatgaattgcaAACTCCTCATAGGGATATAATAAGATTTTGCTGAATCCAATGAGATTCAAGTGGGATTTgacaaaaacattaaagaaaagaagagtTGAAGCATGAACTAATCGTTAACGTGGGATTAATGTTTGATTCCAATGCCAAATCCCGGATTCCCAATGATTTAACCAAACGCAGTACGAACAGAGCTAAGAAAGTCAAGAATTCCGACATACAAATGAGGGACGGACTGAGAAAGCAGAGTAAAGTTGCAGAGCTTTCTACAAGTTCAATCACTATCTCTCCCAAAACTTATCCATTCTGGGTGGTCCAAAGTTTTCTCTATACTCTCTGCAAGTCCAATTATCTTAGCTGGTTTCTTGGgtttttcatcccaaattttCTGTTATTTGTTTCTGAAATCTTCATTTTTGTTCAATTCATTGTTATATTCACTTTCAAATTGTTAGAGTATAAgagatttgaatatatttaaatctcttaTACTCTAATCAACGCCAGTTTTAATGATCAGACTCGACGATTTTCGCAGCAATACGCGCAAAAATACTACAATTTTTCCTACAGTTTCCATCTTTTTTAGAGTCTGCTTTTGAGTTTTAGCCCTAACGAAGAAAACTCAAATCCTACATTAACCCATATAATCTCTCTTACCCGTAGCAAGTCCATAGATTTTCTTCTTGATCTTACATACAAAAAGGGAATGAATCTTTCGGTGCGTGTAATCGAGGCTCGGAATTTGCCGGCAATGGACCTGAACGGGTTCAGTGATCCGTACGTGTGGTTACAGCTAGGGAAGCAGAAGGTAAGGACCAAAGTGGTGAAGAAGAGCTTGAATCCCCAGTGGGGCGAGGAATTCGGTTTCCAGGTCGACAACTTGAATGAGGAGCTACTCTTCTCCGTTTTGGACGAAGACAAGTACACCAACGACGACTTTGTTGGGCAGCTCAAGATGCCGGTTTCCCGGATCTTTGAGTCCGAAGACAAGTGGCTTGGTCCTGCTTGGCATTCTCTGCAACCAAAGAGTGAGAGATCCAAGAACAAGGACTGTGGTaatgcttcatttttttttgctAATTCGTGTGTTTTAagttcttctctttcttcttttatttatattgctATGTTTGTGGTAATGCTATTTCCCACGTTTGTTTAGTTTTATCCCTAATTAGGTGCTTgagtttttcctttcttcttgtaAGTAAGTTGCCATGCTTGTTTTAAAGCTGAGTTTGTCTATTTGTGGAGTTTGTGAGCTTATTTAacatcacaaaatttttatttaaaagctCCCATTAGGGTAGGAAGCAAAACCCTGTACAAAATAGAGCATTGGAGTAGTATAGGTGCTTCCGTTATGTGTTTTCCTGTTTTTGTTGAGGAAGTTTTAGTTGCATCACTGATATTGTCCTGAATATGATAATTTCATTCTGTGGTTTTGAGTTAACAATTTGGATTCCATTAGTTAATTTTATGTGCCTATTGTACTTTGTTCTATCTTAATGAGACAGATTGGTCTTTGCTGTCAGCCGCAATCCTTTGATTTCGGGATTGGAATAAGGATTTTAATTCCATGATCTGTAGTTAATTATTCCGATCCTAACATGGTTGTGTATTCTTGTAGCCTGTAGGTGGTCGTTTATTTACTTGAAGAAATTGTAATTTTCATGATATTTTCCTACAGGTGAAATTCTTCTCACAATATATTTCCCTCAAAACAATTCATCCTTGGATTTGAATGGTAGTGGTGTTCATGGGTTGCTAGGGAGAAAGCATGCAGATGAAACAATTGAGTCGTCTTCCAGTGGCCCACTTGACTCACCTTCTTCATTGAGAGTAGAAGAAATTGCATCCTCTATGGAAGACAAGTCTTGTATGCAGAACTCCATTGCCGACAGAATTGCTCAGATTTTTAACAAACATTCTGACACAGCTGCTTTGGCATCGAAGCCACCTGAAACTTCTGGACCTGAGGTTTATGAGAACAAGTCTGAGGATAAGTCTTCTTCTGATACGTTTGAAGAATTGATGAGGAAAATGGAGTCGAGGGATCATGGAAATGAAATTCCGAAAAATTTACCTGGAGGTGTGGTTCTTGACCAATTGTATCAGATTGCACCTCCAGACCTGAACTCTCTACTATTCTCACCTGATTCAAGGTTTAACAAATTATTAGCAGACCTGCAGGGATCTACAGAACTGCAATTAGgaccttggaaatttgaaaatgttgagagTTTGAAAAGAGTAGTTACTTACACTAAGGCTGCAACTAAAGTAATCAAGGCTGTCAAAGCCACTGAGGAGCAAATGTATCTGAAAGCTGATGGGAAGGTTTTTGCTGTTTTGGCAAGCGTGAGCACTCCCGATATCATGTACGGACGCAACTTTAAGGCAGAAGTGCTCTACTGCATTACACCTGGGCCTGAGCTTCTGTCAGGAGAACAATCTTCCCATTTGATAGTATCCTGGCGAATGAATTTTCTACAAGGCACCATGATGAAGGGAATAATAGAAAATGGAGCCCGTCAAGGTATAAAGGAGAGCTTTGAGCAGTTTGCCAGTTTATTATCTGAAAGTGTTAATCCAGTTGGCTCGAAGGCACTTGGGTCGAATAAGGAACAGGTTTTGGCATCACTGCAGGTGAAATCCCCGTCAGATTGGAAGCTAGCTGTTCAGCATTTTGCTAATTTTACTGTAGTTTCTTCAATTTGTATGGGATTGTATGTGCTTGTCCACATCTGGCTGGCTAGACCCAGCGCAATTCAAGGGCTCGAGTTCTTTTGGCTTGACTTGCCAGATTCAATTTCTGAGTTCATAGTCTGCAGTGTTGTGGTTCTTCAAGGTGAACGGCTACTGAGGATGATTTTGCGTTTCATGCAGGCCAGAGTAAAGAAAGGTAGTATAACCTGAGACAGTTGCCCTTTTCACTTAGAAACAACAGGTTTTTGTCCCTTAAGCGCATCACTGCTCTCTCTCCAGATGAGTCTCTGAGGTGGCTGTATTGTCAGTCTTTACTAAAAGTTCATGtttcttaaataatatttaaagtaAATTTCAACTTGAAGCAGAGAGCcgaatgctttttttttttggtttccatTTCAGTTGTGCTGCTGTCGTTTCTGCATTTTTAATCATTCTATTTCCATTGTGAAGATCTTTGAATTGCAGGCCTCTGCTGTGTCTCAACTGCCTAAACCGTTTTAATTACTCTCTTGCATCTGTATCTCTCTATGTCATTGTTTCTTCttggatttgatttgattttgtgtaaccaataATAGGCAGTAATCATGGAATCAAGGCACAAGGAGATGGCTGGTTTCTAACTGTTGCCTTGGTTGAAGGAATTAATATAGCAGCTGTTGATTCAAGTGGGTCCTCTGATCCATATGCGGTGTTTACTTGTAAAGGGAAAACTAGAACCAGCTCAATCAAGTTTAAAAAATCTGATCCTCAATGGAATGGTGAATATCATTTCCTTCTTCATCAGTTCTTTTTAGGCTGTTAAATGTTATATTCCGTTACATCACTGATCTTACAGTTGTTGGATTGTATTTGTCTAAACAAAATTTGAATCTGAATTTTAACCtgattgtttttcttcttgtgaCCACGTTCCTTTTTGcagaaatatttgaatttgatgcTATGGATGAGCTTCCTTCTGTCCTGGACGTTGAGGTTTATAATTTTGATGgatcttttgatgaaattgcaTCTCTGGGACATGCCGAAATCAATTTtctgaaatataataaatcagaTCTAGCTGATTTGTGGATTCCTCTTCAAGGAAAGTTAGCTCAGGCATGTCGGTCCAAGCTTCACTTAAGAGTTTTCTTGGACAATAGTAGAGGTGGCAATGTTGTTAGAGAGTATCTGAGTAAGATGGAGAAAAAGGTGGGGAAGAAGGTACATGGCCAATTATACTTCGGAGATCCACATTGCTTAAGAGTTTTCTTGGTTTGTCTACTTCTGTTGTTATTAACTTAACTAATCCTTTTGTAGATGAATGTGCGGTCTCCTCAAACAAATTTAGCCTTTCAAAAACTCTTTGGGCTTCCACCAGAGGAGTTTCTCATTAATGAGTTTACCTGTCATCTGAAACGGAAAATGCCCCTGCAGGTGCTGTTGCCATGGTTGAATCATGCTTAAAAGTTTTATGGCTTCACACTTtctttaaaactattttaatttttaagctGAAGTTAGAGAAATTAAATGCTGACATTCTTGCCTTCCACGAATTTAACTGATGTGTGCTTCCAAAGTTATATCCCATCAACTTGCAGTTGTTTCTGTGCAGGGTCGCTTATTTCTATCAGCAAGAATAATTGGGTTTCATACAAATTTATTTGGACACAAGACtaaattctttttcctttgggAGGATATAGAAGATATCCAGATTGTTCCACCTACTCTATCATCAATGGGCAATCCAATTATTGACATGACTCTCCAGCCAGGCAGGGGTATGGATGCCCAGCATGGGGCAAAGACAAAAGAAGAAGGCAGGCTGAAGTTCCGTTTCCAGTCCTTTGTGTCCTTCAATATAGCACATAGGTAGTTAAATAAAAGAGCATCGTATATTATAACATGTTAAATCTTTAAGTTAAAGGTggagttcttatttttttctttagctctataattttattttgttcgattatatctctttttttgtcttttctggCCTTTTGTATTGGGTTCAAGCACCTTACACTTGACCTatcgtttttttcttttcacttgcACACTTCTTGGTGTATGCTGCACATTACTTGACCATTCTTAATGATTTTGTGCCATATTACTGTCATATTTGTGCTTCCTGTAAGTTCTACCATGCCTTCATTAAGGGTacagtcttttctttttcttttttaatcaatcCAGCAGCAAAGGTAAGCCAATGCTTCTGAGATATGCATTATGGGACTTGTACCTGTTTTGATGATTTCTGtttattttggatttattttaaatgtattattgTCTACTTCAGCTCACTTTGCTTCACTCAATCTCTGTCAGCTTcctagtaattttttttttttattgattttatatttctgCTTGCTTATTTTCCTGGGTGAGTGGTTGCTGCTGTACCAGAGAGCTTgtaatatacttttattttaatgaaaggAAAAGGATTATGCTTTTTTTCCACCTAAAAAAAGGTTGTGATTGTCCTCCTTCTGTAGCTCCCTGAtagttttcttgtctttttgtttttgtttttttttttgggttaggCCATGATGGTCTGTTCAATTCCAGACTTATTGTATGTGCATGTTATTCCCAATTGCCACAATTTTGTAAAAGAGCTTTCTTGTATACCCATTTGACATAAATTCCCTTGCATTTGATGGGCATATTGTTGATCGCCATGATTAGGAACCACTTTCTTCATCTTGCTCTATTATGTGGGACATTTGCAGTAAAGTTAGATACCAGAAGATGCATGTTTAAAACAATCTGCACCCTTTTTCTCTTGTTAGAATATTCTTTATATCATTTCTGAAGTCATGCTTATACTGTGTCGATTGATATCCTTTCATTGTCTTGAAATGGTGAAAAAAAACGACTTAAACACTAATTAACGCACACTTAATTAGTAATGATGCTGTGTAACAACAACAGAATAGCGTCTGgaaggaaagaaacaaaaaaagaatattagaaaaattGGACCTCCTGTTTTGACTTAACATTTGATGGTGCCCAATAGGACAATTATGGCTCTATGGAAAGCAAGATCTTTGAGTCCTGAGCAGCAGGTGCAAATAATTGAAGAATCTAAAGCCAAAAGCATCCAAACTGATGAGAGTAGCTCCTTAAGCCTTGATGATGTCAGCAAGTCTGTGGTTTATGCATCTGCTCTCTCTGTTCctgtaagctctctctctctctctctcccccccccccccccccccaccaaacATATCTTTATAACCATTTGATAAAGATGCATTGAAACGTGGTTCCTTAGGAACATATCTCTTGTTATTTTGCCTTATCAATTTCCTATCCCGTGCCTCAGGAGTCAGGAAATTGGaacttttcaatttctattagagatgatgtgtgtgtgtgtgtgtgtgtgtgtgtgtgtgtgtgtgtggaggtgtgggtgtgggtgtgtgAGTAGTTATGTGTG
Encoded proteins:
- the LOC121268534 gene encoding farnesyl pyrophosphate synthase 1-like, translating into MADPKSTFLKVYSVLKSELLEDPDFEWTDDSRQWVERMLDYNVPGGKLNRGLSVIDSYKLLKEGKELTEDEFFLASALGWCIEWLQAYFLVLDDIMDSSHTRRGQPCWYRVPKVGLIATNDGVLLRNHIPRILRKHFRNKRYYVDLLDLFNEVEFQTASGQMIDLITTIEGEKDLSKYTLLLHRRIVQYKTAYYSFYLSVACALVMSGENLDNHIDVKNILVDMGVYFQVQDDYLDCFGDPETIGKIGTDIEDFKCSWLVVKALELSNEEQKKMLHENYGKPAPANVAKVKALYKELDLQGVFAEYERKSYEKLTASIEAHPSKAVQAVLKSFLDKIYQRQK
- the LOC121267808 gene encoding C2 and GRAM domain-containing protein At1g03370-like isoform X2; the encoded protein is MNLSVRVIEARNLPAMDLNGFSDPYVWLQLGKQKVRTKVVKKSLNPQWGEEFGFQVDNLNEELLFSVLDEDKYTNDDFVGQLKMPVSRIFESEDKWLGPAWHSLQPKSERSKNKDCGEILLTIYFPQNNSSLDLNGSGVHGLLGRKHADETIESSSSGPLDSPSSLRVEEIASSMEDKSCMQNSIADRIAQIFNKHSDTAALASKPPETSGPEVYENKSEDKSSSDTFEELMRKMESRDHGNEIPKNLPGGVVLDQLYQIAPPDLNSLLFSPDSRFNKLLADLQGSTELQLGPWKFENVESLKRVVTYTKAATKVIKAVKATEEQMYLKADGKVFAVLASVSTPDIMYGRNFKAEVLYCITPGPELLSGEQSSHLIVSWRMNFLQGTMMKGIIENGARQGIKESFEQFASLLSESVNPVGSKALGSNKEQVLASLQVKSPSDWKLAVQHFANFTVVSSICMGLYVLVHIWLARPSAIQGLEFFWLDLPDSISEFIVCSVVVLQGERLLRMILRFMQARVKKGSNHGIKAQGDGWFLTVALVEGINIAAVDSSGSSDPYAVFTCKGKTRTSSIKFKKSDPQWNEIFEFDAMDELPSVLDVEVYNFDGSFDEIASLGHAEINFLKYNKSDLADLWIPLQGKLAQACRSKLHLRVFLDNSRGGNVVREYLSKMEKKVGKKMNVRSPQTNLAFQKLFGLPPEEFLINEFTCHLKRKMPLQGRLFLSARIIGFHTNLFGHKTKFFFLWEDIEDIQIVPPTLSSMGNPIIDMTLQPGRGMDAQHGAKTKEEGRLKFRFQSFVSFNIAHRTIMALWKARSLSPEQQVQIIEESKAKSIQTDESSSLSLDDVSKSVVYASALSVPVSFFMEVFSGGILDHRVMEKAGCLNYFCTPWELEKGDVYERHIHYKFDKNISCYRGEVTSTQQRSTLSDKNGWLVEEVMTLHGIPLGDNFNVWCTTAQSSS
- the LOC121267808 gene encoding C2 and GRAM domain-containing protein At1g03370-like isoform X1, giving the protein MNLSVRVIEARNLPAMDLNGFSDPYVWLQLGKQKVRTKVVKKSLNPQWGEEFGFQVDNLNEELLFSVLDEDKYTNDDFVGQLKMPVSRIFESEDKWLGPAWHSLQPKSERSKNKDCGEILLTIYFPQNNSSLDLNGSGVHGLLGRKHADETIESSSSGPLDSPSSLRVEEIASSMEDKSCMQNSIADRIAQIFNKHSDTAALASKPPETSGPEVYENKSEDKSSSDTFEELMRKMESRDHGNEIPKNLPGGVVLDQLYQIAPPDLNSLLFSPDSRFNKLLADLQGSTELQLGPWKFENVESLKRVVTYTKAATKVIKAVKATEEQMYLKADGKVFAVLASVSTPDIMYGRNFKAEVLYCITPGPELLSGEQSSHLIVSWRMNFLQGTMMKGIIENGARQGIKESFEQFASLLSESVNPVGSKALGSNKEQVLASLQVKSPSDWKLAVQHFANFTVVSSICMGLYVLVHIWLARPSAIQGLEFFWLDLPDSISEFIVCSVVVLQGERLLRMILRFMQARVKKGSNHGIKAQGDGWFLTVALVEGINIAAVDSSGSSDPYAVFTCKGKTRTSSIKFKKSDPQWNEIFEFDAMDELPSVLDVEVYNFDGSFDEIASLGHAEINFLKYNKSDLADLWIPLQGKLAQACRSKLHLRVFLDNSRGGNVVREYLSKMEKKVGKKMNVRSPQTNLAFQKLFGLPPEEFLINEFTCHLKRKMPLQGRLFLSARIIGFHTNLFGHKTKFFFLWEDIEDIQIVPPTLSSMGNPIIDMTLQPGRGMDAQHGAKTKEEGRLKFRFQSFVSFNIAHRTIMALWKARSLSPEQQVQIIEESKAKSIQTDESSSLSLDDVSKSVVYASALSVPVSFFMEVFSGGILDHRVMEKAGCLNYFCTPWELEKGDVYERHIHYKFDKNISCYRGEVTSTQQRSTLSDKNGWLVEEVMTLHGIPLGDNFNLHLRYQIEDLPPKTKCCMVRVFFGIAWLKSTKNQKRITKDILENMQDRLKTIFCVVEREFAAR